The DNA window TAAAACGGCTGTAGGCACTGTATTTTTACCACTCGTTGTCTTCTTGACAGAGTCGTGGGAACCGTGGACACTCGACCCCTTGCTCGGTGCTTTGTTTGGCGGGATAATGGTGGGTCTTGGGCTCGGCATTGTCTTCAGAGGCAAAGCTTCTACAGGAGGAACTGATTTAGCTGCACAGATTATTACAAAGTTCACAGGGGTCAGTTTAGGGACAAGTGTTGCAATGATTGACGGCTTTATCGTGCTGGCCGCGGCATTAGTATTTGACATTGAAAAAGGGCTTTACGCATTGATTGGTTTGTATGTAACAACGAAAACAATTGATCTTGTTCAAGTTGGCTTCGGTCAATCAAAATTGGTTTATATCATTACGACGAAACAGAAAGAAATTCGGGACGCGATCTACGATGAAGTTGATCGAGGTGTAACGGAACTCGCTGCTACAGGAGGATATTCGGGAACTGAAAAACCCTTATTAATGGTGGTTATTCCTCAAACAGAATTTACTAGACTAAAACAATTAGTTAAATATATCGATCCATCCGCCTTTGTTATCGTGTCCGATGCTTCCGAAGTTTTAGGAGAAGGTTTTAAACGACCATAACTTTGGTATACTGTAAGAAGAACTAGATAAACTATATGAGGAGGTCACTAAATGAAAAAGCAATTAATGGTCATGCTATTTGGCGCAGCGCTTGTTCTTGGAGCTTGTGGTGGAGAAGATACATCAGAACCTGATGCACCAGCTGACAGCGGCGGAGAAGAAACTGCAGCCGTCGATGCGGAACAAGTGGTTCAACAAAACTGTATTTCTTGTCATGGTGAGAACTTGGAAGGCGCGGGTAATTTTCCAGCTTTAAATGATGTTGGATCTCGTTTATCAGAAGAAGAGATTCGTTCTGTCATCGAAAATGGACAAGGTGCAATGCCAGCTGGGCTTATTGAAGGCGAAGAAGCTGATGCAGTTGCGAAGTATTTAGCTGAAATGAAATAAACCTGCTGACTAGCAGGTTTATTTTTTTTGTTCGATTTTAGTTGTTTTTAACACTTTTCTCTTCTTTTAGTGGATGAATATGTAATATTTTTAATCTAAAATATCTTTTTTCATTCAATTTCCATATCGTTCTGTTTATTCAGATTGAATTTTAAATGATACAAAAATGTAATAAAAAAGTAGGTTTAAGGTGTTATAATGGGTTTGCTGTGAAATTCTAAGGAAAAAATTTTGGCGCAAGCCAATTACTAGTAGGTGGTAATAAAAATGATTCAAATGAAGAATGTTTACAAGAAATACCCGAACGGAATTGTTGCCTTGAACGGTCTCAATGTTGAAATTGAACAAGGTGAATTTGTATATATAGTAGGACCAAGTGGTGCAGGGAAATCGACGTTCATCAAAATGATGTATCGTGAGGAACGACCATCTTCTGGTCAGATGTTTGTGGATGACATTGATATCGCTACATTGAAGAATCGGAAAGTTCCCATGTTGCGTCGTCAAATTGGCGTTGTGTTTCAAGACTTCAAATTGCTCACAAAATTAAATGTCTATGAAAATGTAGCATTTGCATTGGAAGTAATTGAAGAAAAACCGGCAGATATTAAAAGACGTGTCATGGAAGTATTGGATTTAGTTGGGTTAAAACATAAAGCCAAAATGTTCCCGACTGAATTATCCGGTGGCGAACAGCAGCGTGTATCAATTGCGCGTTCAATTGTGAACATGCCGAAAGTGATGATAGCTGACGAACCAACAGGAAACTTGGATCCTGAAACAGCCTGGGATATCATGGATTTGTTTGAACGAATCAACAAAGCGGGCACAACCGTTATTATGGCAACGCATAATCAACATATCGTGAATACATTAAGACATCGCGTTATTGCAATTGAAGGCGGATTAATTGTCCGTGATGTAGCTGGAGGTGACTACGGCTATGAAGGCTAGAACAATGGTGCGTCATTTCAAAGAAAGTTTTAAAAGCATTGGTCGAAATAGCTGGATGACGTTTGCTTCAGTAAGTGCCGTTACAGTCACACTATTATTGGTAGGCGTATTTGTTCTCATCATGATGAACTTAAACAAAGTGGCTGATGATCTTGAAAAAGATGTCGAAATCAAAGTTTTCGTCTCTTTAGAAGCTGAAGACAAAACAATCGAAAAATTAGAGTCTCAA is part of the Planococcus kocurii genome and encodes:
- a CDS encoding YitT family protein; amino-acid sequence: MLTFFIDYTSVIIGSAIVAIAFNVLLLPNEVASGGVSGISTILKSVLDWRPAFVQWAFNIPLFIAGLILLGKNFGIKTAVGTVFLPLVVFLTESWEPWTLDPLLGALFGGIMVGLGLGIVFRGKASTGGTDLAAQIITKFTGVSLGTSVAMIDGFIVLAAALVFDIEKGLYALIGLYVTTKTIDLVQVGFGQSKLVYIITTKQKEIRDAIYDEVDRGVTELAATGGYSGTEKPLLMVVIPQTEFTRLKQLVKYIDPSAFVIVSDASEVLGEGFKRP
- the cccB gene encoding cytochrome c551 codes for the protein MKKQLMVMLFGAALVLGACGGEDTSEPDAPADSGGEETAAVDAEQVVQQNCISCHGENLEGAGNFPALNDVGSRLSEEEIRSVIENGQGAMPAGLIEGEEADAVAKYLAEMK
- the ftsE gene encoding cell division ATP-binding protein FtsE, which codes for MIQMKNVYKKYPNGIVALNGLNVEIEQGEFVYIVGPSGAGKSTFIKMMYREERPSSGQMFVDDIDIATLKNRKVPMLRRQIGVVFQDFKLLTKLNVYENVAFALEVIEEKPADIKRRVMEVLDLVGLKHKAKMFPTELSGGEQQRVSIARSIVNMPKVMIADEPTGNLDPETAWDIMDLFERINKAGTTVIMATHNQHIVNTLRHRVIAIEGGLIVRDVAGGDYGYEG